The genomic stretch ctccttctgtgtccgttactgtgactgtagtagtatcGGTACCAGTCCATACGGATGTGatagtggtggttgggttccCTGGAACTTGTACGATTACTGTATCagttcctccttctgtgtcagttactgtgactgtagtagtatcagtaccagtccagaCAGATGTAATTGTAACAGTTGGCTTGCCTGGAACTTGTACGATTACTGTATCTgttcctccttctgtgtcagttACTGTTactgtagtagtatcaaTACCAGTCCACACAGAAGTCAcagtggtggttgggttccctggaacttgaacaattactgTATCAGtgcctccttctgtgtcagttactgtgactgtagtagtatcagtaccagtccagaCAGATGTGATTGTAACAGTTGGCTTGCCTGGAACTTGTACGATTACTGTATCTGTTCCACCTTCTGTGTCCGTTACTgtgactgtagtagtatcagtaccagtccacACAGATGTAATTGTAACAGTTGGCTTGCCTGGAACTTGTACGATTACTGTATCAGtgcctccttctgtgtcagtCACCGTaattgtagtagtatcGGTACCAGTCCATACGGATGTGatagtggtggttgggttccctggaacttgaacaattactgTATCGGtgcctccttctgtgtcagttactgtgactgtagtagtatcagtaccagtccagaCAGATGTAATTGTAACAGTTGGCTTGCCTGGAACTTGTACGATTACTGTATCTgttcctccttctgtgtcagttactgtgactgtagtagtatcagtaccagtccataCGGATGTGATAGTGGTGGTTGGCTTGCCTGGAACTTGTACTATTACTGTATCGGtgcctccttctgtgtcagtCACCGTAATAGTTGTggtatcagtaccagtccataCGGATGTGatagtggtggttgggttccctggaacttgaacaattactgTATCTgttcctccttctgtgtccgttactgtgactgtagtagtatcGGTACCAGTCCATACGGATGTGatagtggtggttgggttccCTGGAACTTGTACGATTACTGTATCAGtgcctccttctgtgtcagtCACCGTAATAGTTGTggtatcagtaccagtccataCGGATGTGatagtggtggttgggttccCTGGAACTTGTACGATTACTGTATCagttcctccttctgtgtccgttactgtgactgtagtagtatcGGTACCAGTCCATACGGATGTGatagtggtggttgggttccCTGGAACTTGTACGATTACTGTATCagttcctccttctgtgtcagttactgtgactgtagtagtatcGGTACCAGTCCAGACAGATGTGATTGTAACAGTTGGCTTGCCTGGAACTTGTACGATTACTGTATCGGtgcctccttctgtgtcagtCACCGTaattgtagtagtatcagtaccagtccacACGGAAGTCACAGTGGTAGTTGGGTTTGCAGGAACCTGAACAATTACTGTATCTgttcctccttctgtgtccgttactgtgactgtagtagtatcGGTACCAGTCCATACGGATGTGatagtggtggttgggttccctggaacttgaacaattactgTATCGGtgcctccttctgtgtcagtCACCGTAATAGTTGTggtatcagtaccagtccataCGGATGTGATACtggtggttgggttccCTGGAACTTGTACGATTACTGTATCagttcctccttctgtgtcagttactgtgactgtagtagtatcagtaccagtccataCGGATGTGatagtggtggttgggttccCTGGAACTTGTACGATTACTGTATCAGtgcctccttctgtgtcagtCACCGTaattgtagtagtatcagtaccagtccagaCAGATGTAATTGTAACAGTTGGCTTGCCTGGAACTTGTACAATTACTGTATCGGtgcctccttctgtgtcagtCACCGTAATAGTTGTggtatcagtaccagtccataCGGATGTGatagtggtggttgggttccCTGGAACTTGTACGATTACTGTATCagttcctccttctgtgtcagttactgtgactgtagtagtatcagtaccagtccagaCAGATGTAATTGTAACAGTTGGCTTGCCTGGAACTTGTACTATTACTGTATCGGtgcctccttctgtgtcagtCACCGTAATAGTTGTggtatcagtaccagtccataCGGATGTGatagtggtggttgggttccctggaacttgaacaattactgTATCGGTGCCTCCTTCTGTATCAGTCACCGTaattgtagtagtatcGGTACCAGTCCACACAGAAGTCAcagtggtggttgggtttgCAGGAACCTGAACAATTACAGTATCTgttcctccttctgtgtcagtCATTGTGATAGTTGTGGTATCGGTACCAGTCCATACGGATGTGatagtggtggttgggtttgcaggaacttgaacaattactgTATCGGTGCCTCCTTCTGTATCAGTCACCGTaattgtagtagtatcagtaccagtccataCGGATGTGatagtggtggttgggttccctggaacttgaacaattactgTATCGGTGCCTCCTTCTGTATCAGTTACTgtgactgtagtagtatcagtaccagtccataCGGAAGTCAcagtggtggttgggttccCTGGAACTTGTACGATTACTgtatcagttccacctTCTGTGTCCGTTACTgtgactgtagtagtatcagtaccagtccacACGGAAGTCACAGTGGTAGTTGGGTTCCCTGGAACTTGTACGATTACTgtatcagttccacctTCTGTGTCCGTTACTgtgactgtagtagtatcagtaccagtccacACGGAAGTCACAGTGGTAGTTGGGTTTGCAGGAACCTGAACAATTACTGTATCTgttcctccttctgtgtcagttactgtgactgtagtagtatcagtaccagtccacACAGATGTAATTGTAACAGTTGGCTTGCCTGGAACTTGTACTATTACTGTATCGGtgcctccttctgtgtcagtCACCGTAATAGTTGTggtatcagtaccagtccataCGGATGTGatagtggtggttgggttccctggaacttgaacaattacaGTATCGGtgcctccttctgtgtcagtCACCGTaattgtagtagtatcagtaccagtccagaCAGATGTGatagtggtggttgggtttgCAGGAACCTGAACAATTACTGTATCGGtgcctccttctgtgtcagttactgtgactgtagtagtatcagtTCCAGTCCATACGGAAGTCAcagtggtggttgggtttgcaggaacttgaacaatgacagtatcggtgcctccttctgtgtcagtCACCGTaattgtagtagtatcagtTCCAGTCCAGACAGATGTGatagtggtggttgggtttgcaggaacttgaacaattactgTATCagttcctccttctgtgtcagttactgtgactgtagtagtatcagtaccagtccagaCAGATGTGatagtggtggttgggtttgCAGGAACCTGAACAATTACTGTATCGGtgcctccttctgtgtcagttactgtgactgtagtagtatcagtTCCAGTCCATACGGAAGTCAcagtggtggttgggtttgcaggaacttgaacaatgacagtatcggtgcctccttctgtgtcagtCACCGTaattgtagtagtatcagtTCCAGTCCAGACAGATGTGatagtggtggttgggtttgcaggaacttgaacaattactgTATCagttcctccttctgtgtcagttactgtgactgtagtagtatcagtaccTGTCCATACGGATGTGatagtggtggttgggttaGGTGGAGGATCCGTTGGTAAGTCGATAATAACTATTACAGTACCTCCTTCTGATGTTGGAAATACAGTGGTCGTGCTTGTTTCGCGCCCAGTCCATGTCTCTGTTATTGTAACTGTTGGAGTAGGTACATAAACAATAATAGTGTTCGTTGATTCGCCTGTGGCAGTGGATATCTGGGTATGTGAACCACTGTATGTAGAAGTTGTGACCACAATGACATTGCCGTTACCACTAGTCGGACCATCTGCATATTCACCCCAATTTACATTAAGATTTTGCTGTCTAAATGTCGTCTCATCAGCACATAGATAGCGATTGGTATAAAAGACAGAAAGAGCGGGGCCTGATGGCCTGGTAAGACCATCGATAAATGGTCTATATCCAGCTGGaatattttcaaaattgatCTGATAGGATGTAGGTGAACAAGTGAAAGTATACAGAAAATTGGGGTCGGCATTGGTTGGATAATGGAAGTCATTCAACTGGTTGGTAATTGAGGCATGGACTGAATCACAATCAAGAGTTCCACCAGTGAAAGTAAACCCCAAGGTACCCGAGGTGTAACCATTAGGACACCAACCAATGGCAGCATAATGTTGGCTGCTATTAAGTTGAGGAAGCACTCTAGCTCTAAATATAACAATGTCTGGATTTATATTGGCACTTGGTGGCCCTGCCTCGAAAACAACACTGGTGGAAAGTTGTGTATCTCCATCGTAGAAGGAGACAGTGTTCTCCCCATTCGTGAAACATGTAGAGTCTTCCAAATCGCTGGCCAATGCACTTCCGCCAGTATTGAATACAACAGGGAAGTAAGTGGAACCTTCTACTGTCATACCAGGTAGTAATGAATCTGTAATTGTACAATACAATTCAGAATAAGGAACAATAATTTCTCCTGAAAAATGCAGACATGTAGCGTATGTCGTACCTTCTGCTCCTAGAATGATTGTATTATCGGTTGTAAGCTTAAAAGTGCATGGCATATGTAAAGTAAATGTGTCTCCAGGAGCAACTACATTGCCATCCATTGCCCAGCTTAAGGTAGCAATCCAGCTAGGGTTTGCAGGTGCTTCATAAGGATAGGTTCCACCATTCTGGAAAACGAGAGAGTCAAAACTAGTGAATACACCAGTTATTTCAGCAGCTCTTACAATCAGgtaaaagaaaagaaaaattaTTGTTCTAAGCATCACCTATGAGTATATGTCGAGTAAGCATAATTCCACATCTTGAAAAGGCAGAATTCGGTAGTTTTATACATTTTCTTATCGATGTGAGGTTGCTTATTAGCCAATTCTGATTCAAACCCCAATATAATTATTTGTGAGTCTGCTAAGAAAAGACTATTATTAAAATTAATCTAAAATTATTATCAAAATGGTATATACATGAATGCATAGCAAAAGAAATCTTGCTCTGTGAAGTCTTTCATGAATGTGCTACTTCTTCCTAAGAAAATCAATAAATGGATTGGTAATGGTAATGTCCGTATAAATGTTTCAATAAACTACTAGTGATATTGACCTTGCAGGTGAAGTTAAAGGGGAgaatatcaatttcaaattaGATCACAGCTACTATTTGTTAATGTTCTGAAGCAAGAGCAAAGTTTCACCGGCCATCTCCAATATTGCTACATATAGCATATGGGTGCAAGGGCCCAGTTGCATAAAATAGATTGTCTAAAACAGAAGGAATGCGACTGCATACTTTGGACCTATTGAGATCAGCACCGAGAAAATAATCAGATTTCCGGATTTATCTACGGCCACGGAGATCTACGAGGAAGAGATGGAATGTAGTTCCAGGATAGAATATTAACATTCCACTTATATGCTAAATTCACTTTCCGATTTAACAGCTGTTCCTTCTCCCCtttgccagaagaaattatGAATGGCGAAAAGGACCCTTTAACTTAAACTTGAAGTATATGCTTTGAAATCTTACAAAATTGTGGATCTAGAAAACTCGCCTACGAAGAATTACAGATTATATTGCGAATTGTTCTATCAAAATTCGCTTGTATGCACAGTACTTCTGTTTCCAGCATGGGACCTTGGGTGCCTCTCATACATTTCACCTCatgccaagttgaagttgaagttgaagttgatcagATAGCCGACAAGTATAGGAACATGCACAATGATTCCTAGTTGTAGTTTGTTATTCAATTCTCAGCTCAAAGTCTTCCACCAACGAATGAAGTATCATCCTCAGCAAACTCCGAATGATCTCATGCACAATAGATTGTCTCGAGAACTTCGCTCAACCAAACAGCAATCAAGTAAGATGATCATGCCTGTAGACTAGTATCCAGAAATTTTAGGGGAAAAGGTGTCAAGCAAGTTTTACCGAGCAAGTCTGATTGGTTTATAATAATGAGAATCTCAGCTGATATTCTGCAAATAATATGAGAACAATAGGGCGATGGCCTTTTCTTAATATGAGCATTCGCGATGATTCATATCACTTTGACTTTTGAACACTGTCTGTGTAATAAGAGTTCGAAACTAAATTATGCATTCTTTGTTAGATTCTGTATGTTTCTTATGAATGGGAATATGCAAGTTTACTTGACATAACTTCAATTGTAAAACACACTCTCGGAAGATCTAGTTTAAACTTTCGACATAACTCTCTGATGTATTTAAATTGAGGTACATTTCTGACAATCTCCACCACACTTAAGTGGGTT from Scheffersomyces stipitis CBS 6054 chromosome 2, complete sequence encodes the following:
- the ALS1 gene encoding Agglutinin-like protein 1 precursor, producing the protein VMLRTIIFLFFYSIVRAAEITGVFTSFDSLVFQNGGTYPYEAPANPSWIATLSWAMDGNVVAPGDTFTLHMPCTFKLTTDNTIILGAEGTTYATCSHFSGEIIVPYSELYCTITDSLLPGMTVEGSTYFPVVFNTGGSALASDLEDSTCFTNGENTVSFYDGDTQLSTSVVFEAGPPSANINPDIVIFRARVLPQLNSSQHYAAIGWCPNGYTSGTLGFTFTGGTLDCDSVHASITNQLNDFHYPTNADPNFSYTFTCSPTSYQINFENIPAGYRPFIDGLTRPSGPALSVFYTNRYLCADETTFRQQNLNVNWGEYADGPTSGNGNVIVVTTSTYSGSHTQISTATGESTNTIIVYVPTPTVTITETWTGRETSTTTVFPTSEGGTVIVIIDLPTDPPPNPTTTITSVWTGTDTTTVTVTDTEGGTDTVIVQVPANPTTTITSVWTGTDTTTITVTDTEGGTDTVIVQVP